From one Erinaceus europaeus chromosome 4, mEriEur2.1, whole genome shotgun sequence genomic stretch:
- the LOC132538176 gene encoding LOW QUALITY PROTEIN: large ribosomal subunit protein eL22-like (The sequence of the model RefSeq protein was modified relative to this genomic sequence to represent the inferred CDS: inserted 1 base in 1 codon; substituted 1 base at 1 genomic stop codon), producing the protein MPLFCLHCHHGTCGKKKKKLVVKGDKKQKQVLKFTLDCTHPVENGIINAANFEQFLQERTKMNGKAGNLGGGVVTIEQSKSKITVTAEAPFSKKYLKFLTXKYLKKNNXCDWFQVVANSKESYELYYFQIEEEDED; encoded by the exons ATGCCACTTTTCTGCCTCCACTGCCACCATGGcacctgtggaaaaaaaaaaaaaaaacttgtggtgAAAGGGGACAAAAAACAGAAGCAGGTTCTGAAGTTCACCCTTGATTGCACACACCCTGTTGAAAATGGAATCATTAATGCGGCCAATTTTGAGCAGTTTCTTCAGGAAAGAACCAAAATGAATGGCAAAGCTGGGAATCTCGGTGGTGGAGTTGTAACCATTGAACAGAGCAAGAGCAAGATCACTGTGACTGCTGAGGCACCTTTCTCCAAAAAGTATTTGAAATTTCTCA AAAAATATTTGAAGAAGAATAATTGATGTGATTGGTTCCAAGTAGTTGCTAACAGCAAAGAGAGCTATGAATTGTATTACTTCCAGATTGAAGAGGAAGATGAAGATTAG